A portion of the Chiloscyllium punctatum isolate Juve2018m chromosome 5, sChiPun1.3, whole genome shotgun sequence genome contains these proteins:
- the LOC140477125 gene encoding putative Polycomb group protein ASXL3 isoform X4 gives MQLRIRQEIEKEKKIEQWKETFFEQYYGEKMGVTQEEAMKQELVKESFENQVSCLFSAPHILSGPCEITSGIEHESKESVVPYTDLKQTQCNVQQIPAKEPSKTAEEEDILISLCSDITSNESVIQEEIAEEVELNICGSFGENRSPESSACDFEQSCLLSLDKLEQEMPAEDLKPVPITQSINEFESQSEHTGDLQVPSSGISSISLQHITSTSTPSQLSGSFNESNSDLHELALNASNEESTLEQCSAPVCLQSSSYCDELEAVINMTTSPERNIQCTSQQQHTSAYSETPVLTECSETERKEPENEPRTFQSISQSPTRTSTPSDFSTSSSADGRNNNKDVELQKRKPMEQHSLEICQEKRPRIENDQPFQTLPSRAQNEKEIPTKEEPKVPPIKIHLSRIKLPFVIKSQPSYQICPKTSSSVVLGGGRNTGARTLADIKARAQQARAQREAAAAATAGTAGNGGTSNTGSSGVQTRTLADIKAQTKAKLLAKHLSRTQLLHSDEQPSCKQDRIAEGDMQDTNFSKSEEMVKAEHIPSINTFITCCTENTPVLKVNDSVTNNAMSYSPDNAEVANPAVSSTVSSCVSNATVLHCTDSIAVPSTACLALTTFTDNITVPNSRVEEQYPHNIIEQKYANNIGMQGCVDNCATSNCANKNSISSSAANNTLPSCTNEIIVPSTNNVSNNIVSPYSVGIVSKAHTEHTSTQCSPEVIVLSGYCIRASSPNKSSTPSSNDDMTILNSNENEVHNCHDSFGCQSVANTTLCSSVTRTGISSFNNSLNFMSNINMPNNFSAETIPNSTNLSLDLKSTSVLKENNNSNTNAELLNSLKPLIITEEPTNPDIGCSETNSQTMVRNYFSNFSIDSQVEIIKTENALNNKIHSQEFVSNWPESNCDNQLQNNSRSNYCQILTDQEKGRLLLPSEDSHGTTFQPEKTDTNGLQFELSDLHHQTFTVKNSTDLEGMVSDNQQQNTSSQSKSSHLVREEKQSVNELMSNVNERHSLNTRKEYDDGTVKNDKLYTYTNPEETTCTKKRTLESLSIRAEAKADQSRLAEQYLASETKLGEYPEKCNGVENHHQINPMIDNLQGKGSKAPLGTNQSQTFTLAAIENQERTSAPGSNNRHLSSVEANNPLVTQLLQGNLPLEKVLPQLRSGARLEINRLPLPSQGCAESKVTTADRDVTINIPNSPQASTGHTWGTVWQIQCKTRDMHISKRQAKSVGEQSQSRFNQAKQFTAVGVKMWAEDQSGEQQTLFKQEWINKTFIQHKVTQSSVFKECKRTLPSCSFEQSLLTSNNNSSNLNVADPVSQRQHTHQKSVILQGLTDSETSLQAYLPTTLTYATPNALTFNQALERSSPAFNSTTQVNTSTDTDEENTDAIFSNSVKNKQTDSSCRAKQSVQNKSVKHLVTLSERNAPPNQNLGSITMETNKRPSLLSTTDTCRAIKMEQFCIEGLNNGCTVDVKDISSQYHETKEHLKDFRPTMDVFLGKIVNESDFSSPLPSGSGKSASQVATSKLLHQQQLYGNYSTLHFSGTNLKQAASVIEQSIGSFLGSSGNSTITLSNQNTPIPTHRFSDNGGEELELKCSCRLKAMIMCKGCGAFCHDDCIGPSKLCVACLVVR, from the exons ATGCAGTTACGGATTCGACAAGAAATTGAAAAGGAGAAGAAGATAGAACAATGGAAAGAAACATTCTTTGAACAATATTATGGAGAAAA GATGGGTGTAACACAAGAAGAAGCTATGAAGCAGGAATTAGTAAAAGAGTCTTTTGAAAACCAAGTTAGCTGTTTATTTTCAGCACCACACATCCTATCAGGGCCctgtgagatcacatctggtaTTGAGCATGAAAGCAAAGAAAGTGTTGTGCCTTATACAGATCTAAAGCAAACACAATGCAATGTACAGCAAATCCCGGCCAAAGAACCATCCAAAACTGCTGAAGAGGAGGATATACTAATATCCTTATGTTCAGACATTACCTCAAATGAATCTGTTATTCAGGAAGAAATAGCAGAAGAAGTTGAACTAAATATTTGTGGAAGCTTTGGTGAAAATAGATCTCCAGAGTCCAGTGCCTGTGACTTTGAACAGTCTTGCTTGCTTAGCCTTGATAAGTTGGAACAAGAAATGCCAGCAGAAGACTTGAAGCCTGTTCCTATTACACAAAGTATCAATGAATTTGAGTCTCAATCTGAACACACTGGTGACTTACAGGTGCCTTCTTCTGGGATATCTAGCATTTCCTTACAACACATTACTTCTACTTCTACACCATCTCAACTTTCTGGTTCTTTTAATGAATCTAACAGTGACTTACATGAACTGGCACTGAATGCAAGTAATGAGGAGAGTACCCTGGAACAATGTAGTGCTCCTGTGTGCTTACAATCCTCATCTTATTGTGATGAGCTTGAGGCTGTTATCAATATGACCACTTCACCAGAGAGAAATATACAATGCACATCTCAACAACAACATACCTCTGCATACTCTGAAACCCCTGTACTGACTGAGTGTTCTGAAACTGAGAGAAAAGAGCCTGAAAATGAACCAAGGACATTTCAGTCCATCTCTCAGTCACCTACACGAACGTCAACACCCTCAGACTTTTCAACATCATCTTCAGCAGATGGAAGAAATAACAACAAAGATGTTGAGCTACAAAAGAGAAAACCCATGGAACAGCACAGCCTGGAGATCTGTCAGGAGAAAAGGCCTAGAATTGAAAATGATCAGCCCTTTCAGACTCTGCCCAGCAGAGCACAAAATGAAAAAGAGATCCCCACAAAAGAAGAGCCAAAGGTCCCACCTATCAAG ATTCACTTATCAAGAATCAAACTTCCTTTTGTCATCAAGAGCCAGCCATCTTACCAGATTTGTCCAAAGACATCCTCCAGTGTTGTACTAGGTGGAGGAAGAAATACAGGTGCAAGGACCCTTGCAGATATCAAGGCCAGAGCACAGCAGgctagagcacagagagaggcagCTGCAGCAGCAACCGCTGGTACAGCAGGAAATGGAGGAACCAGTAATACAGGATCAAGTGGAGTACAGACCAGAACATTGGCAGATATTAAAGCACAAACAAAGGCAAAGTTACTGGCCAAACATCTTTCAAGAACACAGTTACTGCATTCAGATGAACAGCCCTCTTGTAAACAAGACAGGATTGCAGAGGGGGATATGCAGGATACCAACTTTTCAAAGAGTGAGGAGATGGTTAAAGCAGAGCATATCCCTTCCATAAATACATTTATAACATGCTGTACTGAAAACACCCCTGTTCTAAAAGTAAATGACAGTGTCACAAATAATGCTATGTCTTACTCTCCTGATAATGCTGAAGTGGCAAACCCTGCTGTCAGTAGTACAGTATCCAGCTGTGTCAGTAATGCTACAGTTCTACACTGCACTGACAGTATTGCAGTGCCAAGCACTGCTTGTCTTGCTCTGACCACCTTTACTGATAATATCACTGTACCCAACTCTAGAGTCGAGGAACAGTATCCTCACAATATTATTGAACAGAAATACGCTAACAACATAGGCATGCAAGGATGTGTTGATAATTGTGCTACATCAAATTGTGCTAACAAGAATTCCATATCAAGTAGTGCTGCTAATAACACACTGCCAAGTTGTACTAATGAAATTATTGTCCCAAGTACTAATAATGTTAGTAATAACATAGTCTCTCCATATTCTGTTGGCATTGTTTCCAAAGCTCACACTGAACATACATCCACACAATGTTCACCTGAAGTCATTGTTTTGTCTGGGTATTGCATTAGGGCAAGTTCTCCTAATAAAAGCTCAACTCCAAGCTCTAATGATGATATGACCATTCTCAACAGTAACGAAAATGAAGTTCATAACTGTCATGATTCTTTTGGGTGTCAGTCTGTTGCTAACACCACATTGTGCAGCTCTGTTACGAGGACAGGCATTTCAAGTTTCAATAATAGTTTGAATTTTATGAGTAATATCAATATGCCAAACAACTTTAGTGCTGAAACTATCCCAAATTCTACAAACCTGTCACTAGATCTGAAATCTACTTCAGTACTCAAGGAAAACAATAATAGCAATACAAATGCTGAGCTTTTGAACTCTTTGAAACCTCTTATCATTACAGAAGAACCCACTAATCCTGATATCGGTTGCAGTGAAACTAATTCACAAACTATGGTTAGAAACTACTTTTCAAATTTCAGTATAGATTCCCAGGTTGAAATTATTAAAACTGAAAATGCCTTGAACAATAAAATACATTCTCAGGAATTTGTCAGTAACTGGCCTGAATCAAACTGTGATAATCAATTACAAAATAACAGCAGAAGCAATTACTGTCAGATCTTAACAGACCAAGAGAAAGGTAGACTTCTACTCCCCTCTGAAGACTCACATGGAACAACATTCCAACCTGAAAAAACAGACACTAATGGTCTACAGTTTGAACTTAGTGATCTGCACCATCAAACTTTTACAGTTAAAAACTCAACAGATTTAGAAGGAATGGTTAGTGATAACCAACAGCAAAATACCTCAAGCCAAAGTAAATCTAGTCATCTTGTTCGTGAGGAAAAACAAAGTGTGAATGAACTAATGAGTAATGTTAATGAAAGACACAGTTTGAATACCCGTAAAGAATATGATGATGGTACAGTAAAGAATGACAAATTGTACACTTATACAAATCCTGAAGAAACCACATGTACCAAAAAAAGAACATTGGAGTCACTTAGCATTCGTGCTGAGGCCAAAGCTGATCAGTCTAGGCTTGCGGAACAATATTTGGCCTCTGAAACTAAACTGGGAGAATATCCGGAAAAGTGTAATGGTGTAGAAAATCACCATCAAATCAATCCAATGATAGACAATTTGCAAGGAAAAGGTTCTAAAGCACCTTTAGGCACAAACCAGTCTCAGACCTTCACATTAGCAGCTATTGAAAACCAAGAAAGAACTTCTGCTCCTGGAAGCAATAATCGCCATCTTTCATCAGTCGAAGCCAATAACCCTCTTGTGACACAGTTGCTGCAAGGGAATTTGCCGTTGGAGAAAGTTCTGCCTCAGCTTAGATCAGGTGCCAGGCTTGAAATTAATAGACTTCCACTGCCTTCACAAGGGTGTGCTGAATCCAAAGTGACTACAGCTGATCGAGATGTCACCATTAATATTCCTAACTCTCCTCAGGCCTCAACGGGACATACGTGGGGTACAGTGTGGCAAATTCAATGCAAAACCCGTGATATGCATATAAGCAAGAGACAGGCTAAGTCAGTGGGAGAACAGTCGCAAAGTAGGTTTAATCAAGCAAAGCAGTTCACTGCTGTAGGAGTAAAAATGTGGGCCGAGGATCAATCAGGGGAACAGCAGACGTTATTTAAACAGGAATGGATCAACAAAACTTTTATTCAGCACAAGGTCACTCAAAGCTCAGTATTTAAAGAGTGCAAGAGAACTTTGccttcatgcagttttgagcagAGCTTGTTGACCAGTAATAACAACAGCAGCAACTTGAATGTTGCGGACCCTGTGTCACAGAGACAGCACACTCACCAAAAATCTGTTATTTTGCAAGGATTGACTGATTCTGAAACCTCACTGCAAGCCTACCTACCAACCACACTGACCTATGCCACTCCAAATGCATTAACATTCAACCAAGCTCTGGAGAGAAGCAGCCCAGCATTTAACTCCACGACACAAGTCAATACATCAACAGACACAGATGAGGAAAACACAGATGCTATTTTCTCAAATAGTGTTAAAAATAAGCAAACTGATAGCAGCTGCAGAGCAAAACAAAGTGTCCAGAATAAATCTGTAAAACATCTTGTGACTCTAAGCGAACGTAATGCACCACCTAATCAAAACCTAGGATCTATTACTATGGAAACCAATAAAAGACCAAGTTTGCTTTCTACAACTGACACCTGTCGTGCAATTAAAATGGAGCAGTTTTGTATTGAGGGCCTAAACAATGGCTGTACAGTGGATGTCAAAGATATTTCAAGTCAGTATCATGAAACAAAAGAGCACCTAAAGGATTTTAGACCAACAATGGACGTATTTTTAGGCAAAATAGTAAATGAATCTGACTTTTCTTCTCCTTTGCCCTCGGGGTCTGGTAAATCAGCTTCACAGGTTGCTACTTCAAAACTTCTGCACCAACAGCAACTCTATGGAAATTATTCTACATTACATTTCAGTGGAACTAATTTAAAACAAGCTGCTTCTGTTATTGAACAGTCCATTGGTAGTTTCTTGGGAAGCAGTGGAAATAGCACTATTACTTTGTCTAATCAGAACACTCCCATTCCAACACATAGATTTTCTGATAATGGTGGTGAAGAACTAGAATTGAAGTGCTCTTGTAGGCTTAAAGCCATGATTATGTGTAAAGGATGTGGAGCCTTCTGTCACGATGACTGCATAGGGCCTTCAAAATTATGTGTAGCCTGCTTAGTAGTACGATAG